From Erigeron canadensis isolate Cc75 chromosome 5, C_canadensis_v1, whole genome shotgun sequence:
gatcaaaacttgaaggggggtttaagggttggttgattttaattaattgttaaataattaaaaggttgtttttcttatttttaattaattaaatcggatcttgattaaataaaaaattaaggtttttgtttaattataatttcaaCCTcattcaatggagattgaaactctcaagcaagttttgaattgtgaattgacatgattaatgtgatgaattgcatgattatgtgtatcttgattatttaaagttgttaaataatagtaaaatcacaagaaattcatgcaaaatttattgtgattttactggatatatagagatatatttgcaaagcatgatgatccaataattagggttgattattagataattatgtgacaatgtgaatttttcgtgtaaatttccTGGTTTgtgacagtttactaaaaaattcatatcttaatcggtaatgagttagaagcccaAATTCGGACTGTAGATTGTCGACTCATAGGgatacaactttgtagttctggtcgaaagctGAATCTGACCAGAAACAAGCTCAAACtagtcgtgaagctactggaaatttccagtcagcatgtttttATGAGTTTATGTGCTAGttgttagttattttgtttaaaggcttacgcaattaaggtaacttgatgcatgtggtcctcttcttcggaagggggagccgggtttaaacatatgtatgaaccatagtgaccatgtttaggtggcctaccttaacttgttacttgattaagtagttcggtaattagtaagtttattaatttttgtattgtttataagttgtataaaggtgatgcaaaaattggtttttgaaataaacttgactaagaactatcgaaatagagatttcattaataaaattgaagtcttgcaaccttgagatacaccggctcacccatttgaacaaactctaagagaggtataagtcggagtgcgctagccttctaaaagggcgggtttttaattgcgttcatcgcaaacctttgcccttgcgcttctttgtgcgttcaaatggagctaccgagctctcttgtgttgtaagactatacatatgattttattaaatattatgttttgaagattatgcatgagtcttcaaacataaacttttaattcaaatcaaatgcattacccatttaaagttaagtcaatgccacccactttgctaagaacacttgccagtgctttttgctctacgtgagacgtaggtgaattgtatctcttcaaggtggattaccactcgttgtgagacagcggtggactatctacatgttcttaattgggtgacttaaaacgagttaagaggtgagaccttaacccgtggcataagatgggacaaaacatgtttacaaaacacttaatacccctttacagtgttgttgtaagtcccataattctaggagttgcatgaatgcaattatcgattctcgattaccttttgaataccgtcgtttctagcagatcaattgatgaaatgattgtatgtcaagttggatcctagccttagtgaaagtaatttgttagatgaatttaacaagggtaaaattacatttcttaaggataattatcggaatactgataattgaacttttgtctgttttgtagatggcaacaaaCAATACCACTCACAACATACATCAATCGGCATTTAGGTCGATGTTGGAAAGGGAAAAGCTTTCTGGGCCAAATTTCAATGATTGGTATCGTCAGCTCAGGATCGTTTTGAGAGCTGAGaggaaataccaagtccttgaagagcCAAGACCCGTTGCTCCTACTGCCAATGCTTCTAATGAAGCATTAGCGGATTATGCTGCtgcatatgatagacataatgaggtcgcttgtctgatgttgggaagcatgaatgctgacctacaaaagcaatttgagcattcatttccatgtgatatgcttactgaactcaagtctatgttcgaGAAGCAAGCTGGCGTGGAGTTATTCGATCTTATCGATgtacttcatgacttgcgacatgaacaaggaacaccggtgagcgctcatatccttaagatgaaaggatattttgAGCAGTTGGATAGGTTGACTTATGCTTATGCAAAGCCAGTACAAATTGGTATGATTCTCAAGTCCTTGTCTAAGGATTTTGAAGAGTTTGGACGCAATTATACTATGCATAGCATGGATAAAACCGTTATGGAACTTCTTGCCATGGCTAATGAGTTTGAAAAGAAGTTGCCAAAGAAAACTGCTACTCCCAATGTTCTCATGATCAAGGGGGAAAAGGTCCAAAAAGGCAAACAACCGAAGGGAAAGGGCAAGGCTGAAGGTAAAGGAAAGCAAATTGTtgctgctcctaaacctaagaagacccctccggcgaagaaggaacatcccgctaagaacctaccttgttaccattgtaatgaagtgggtCATTAGAAGCGGAATTGTCCCAAGTATCTTgttgagttgaagaagaagcagctCGGTACGTCTGGGACTTCAGGTATattcttcaccattgaattatattcattttctaagcggaattcatgggtttacgacacttggtgtggtactcatatctCTAATTCATTATAGGGGCTTAGAAGGGGAAAGAAACTGAAAACGGGATCTTTGCAACTGTTCGTGGGAAATGGCCTACCAGCAGTTGTAGAAAAAATTGGAGATTATCATTTgttttacctagtggtttaataattgttttgaacgattgtcattatgcaccttctattactagaggtgttatttcagtttctttgttgaaaaacaatggATTCgttaatgtctttaatgatattggtatttcagtttctcgaaataatgttcattattttgatgctattgcttgtgatggtatttatgaaattgatatgcgtggttgtgattcaaaggataattcaatgtatactGTTAGCAAACGAGTCAAGCCCAATTCggactcgacttatctttggcattgtcgacttgctcatgttggcaagaaacacattgaaagacttcaaagggatgGTGTCTTtcaaacaaatgatgaatcatttgaaaaatacgtatcttgtgtttctggtaaaatgacaaggaaaccttttcaaaataaaccagaaagggctaaagagctacttggactaatacattcggatgtatgtggcccatttagacatgtgtcaaggagaggtgctagctatttcgtcacttttacggatgatttcagtcgttatggttatgtttacttgattaagcataaacatgaagtctttgaaacattcaaggaatttaaaagtgaaatggagaatcaactcggtaaaaccatcaagatccttcgttcggatcgaggtggtgaatacttaagtcaagagtttaaagattatcttaaagcttgtggaatagttcaacagtttactcctccatatactcctcaacacaatggtgtttcggagaggaggaatcgaaccttgttggaaatggttcaatcaatgatgaatcatacgactcttcctttttcgttttgggattatgcccttgagactgttgttcgcattctcaatatggttccaactaagaaagttgataagacaccgcatgaattgtggcatggaagtgttcctaatttgtcttacttaaaggtctggggatgtgaggcactcgtgaAACGAGATACGCCTGACAAGCTTGTACCTAgatctgtcaagtgcatctttgtaggatacccaaaggaaacgatgttactacttctactttcctacggaaaacactgtcaaggtTCATCGATATGATGAGTTCTTTGAggagaaactcatatctcaagaagacagtgggaggattgttgaacttgatgaacatcatgaagatgtgtcaacttctaaagatactagcaatcttcaactggggggggggggaatgttcaaagagatgaatctcaagatgaacttcaagttgaagatgaagcgattccagttcgtaggtcctcaaggacaatacgtgctcgtgatagattaaatcttatgattgagtctgaagaacacatagtaggagatttgaatgaacctcctaatttcaatgctgcattatcagatctggaatctgacaaatggcttgaagctgcgaatgtggaaataaaatccatgaaagacaatcaagtctggagcttggttgatcttccaccaaatggtagaaccgttgggtgcaagtggatcttcaagaagaagaccgacatggatggaaatatacacacctataaagctcgtcttgtggcgaaaggttatacttaactctttggagttgattatgaggaaaccttttctccagttgcggacattagagctattaggatcatcttagccatatcagcgtactatgactttgagatatggcaaatggatgtcaaaaccgctttcttgaatggttttctagacgatgaagtctatatggtacaaccagaaggttttgtcgatcctaaatatcccaacaaaatatgcaaacttcaaaggtccatttatggactaaaacaagcatcaaggagttggaataaaaggtttgatgaagagatcaaaaagtttgattttgttcaaaatcctgatgagccatatgtatatcgcaaagctagtgggagtaatgttactttccttgtcttgtatgtcgatgacatattgataataggaaatcacattccaatgttgaaagatgttaaatcttatcttggaaagtgttttgctatgaaagacttgggtgaagcagcattcatacttggaatcaaaatctatagagatagaagtaaacggttgattagattaagtcaaagtgcgtatatagataagatcttgaagagattcaagatggaaaattctaagcgcggaacttgcctatgcaagaaggacttaatttatccaacaagaatggtgcttctacacctgaagaggtggagcgtatgaagagagtcccttatgcttcggcgatgggatctatcatgtatgcggttagatgcactagacctgatgttgcgttcgcgcaaaatatagtaAGCCGATATTAGCAAAATCTCggagaggatcattggactgctgtgaaaaacattcttaagtacatgcgtgctactaaagaattgtttttggtgtatggaggaaatccagatcaagagcttaaagtcactggatactgtgatgctggatttcagactgataaggaTGATACCAAGTCTCAGTCAGGGTATGTCTTCATTTTTAATGGAGAAGCAGTAGGttggaagagcaagaagcaaTCTACTGTTGCTATGTTtgctacagagtctgagtatatagctGCTTCAGATGCAGCAatggaagctgtctggatcagaaagtttatttctgggcTTGATGTGATGCCATCAAATAATACACCTATGGATCTGTACTATGACAATTCTGGAGcaattgtcattgccaatgaacctggggttcaaaaaggtgccagacattaccaaaggagatatcactatgttcgagagcaaatcgaatcacgtgaaatcaatttactcaaagttcgcacagattataacttggcggatccttttacaaaggcattgtcaaagggaaagctcaacaagcatgcagaaggcttaggtcttagatattgctaagttatatcatgcaaatctgtgattggtatttgaatagtgggatgttaaacaattgttattttcaataaatgaatttttatactcggtataagtggtttcatttttataataattgtgtcctatatttgcatgtttaaatccatgaatattagttgaatattctaaatgtctattgtcgattaattatatgggaatataattaaagtaagacaattgtgagaggttggtgaaaatatttaagggaatattttgaagatggtggatcataccaaactcacatgatattcaaaaggtgaatattggacttaccccacagaacgaattatcattttatggatcggcatGATTAAATGAagttcgtgaaatggttactttatttatcctttgacttgagatacaagtgatttatgcatgtgtggattgcatttcttgatatagttcctaactgtcctgaacaaggcagtaataaaaAGGCTATttcagaaatgttgagaaacgacatggccagacacttgtagtcaatacatgatttgttccttcaatttgcaactgaagtatgataccatttggcgccctcattaattaattgaagatgtttgtatggccacacccaaatgaactcaagaagttgtcttgactaatttggtaatcttaattaattgtagaaatgagaaatataatcgttaaattatgaaatgacattgatccatattcataattaacaagggtatctgaacaaagggatattaaagactaaatcatttcaacttggcgatttaagaatctattcttaaatatttccgggagcattggagtgttgctagacgccaaccaatgttattgcctttataataacatgctcaagtgggagctgttggagtgtgatcattttattataaaacgcatgtccgggaataatttaagcctacggggtcacacgaaatgacacggtaactcgataatattaattgatatattaaagtaatatattgattagtttgatcacgaaatgattaattaaacataattaaagggttaattatatttaattgattaaagaggaggattaaaatgtgaaaatcgaaaaatggacttggacctaaagtCCATGATGGGGGACGACTCATTAGAGGCTTGTTTAAGCCTTTAtgttgcttattttccaagatatgttaaccctaattaagccctataaatagaggcttaattcttggtttttcatatactttttcacataagcaaattctctcctttttcttcctttctttgaagtggccgaaaatCCTTCTCTTTGAGGgatttcgactttgaagtttaaggttcaagcaaaaggtttgtttggtttgtaatCGAGTACTAACATACGTTGTTCGGGGTGTCTAGTATGTGATCGTAGAAGgattttgctttaaaccctaagcaataataatatcattattattattatcttattggagctttgcataaggtacacgactcaattctattctttgttaattatttgattgcatatttgattcgatttcttccgttgcgcttactcgtgattatatggttatttatatgttcatattctaacacctCTTAGGTGAGGTACGTCATCTAATATTTGAGTTGACATTTAGTGTTGTTCTGATAGTTTTATTTAAATGCATGTCATCCAAATATTATGTTTTCTTATCAATTTATAAATGTTAAATTTGGTTGAACAATAATAAACTTATCACACACATAACAATTTGATGATTTTGgtatttttacaattttaaattttttaagaatatgtaaatgtaactataaatattACTTAATTGTGAATAATTTGGTGAAAGGCTTTTTATAGGAGTGTGActtgtaaaaaatgtatatgtTGGTTAAAATGTAGTATCATTCATTGCGAGTTGGTTATTTGTCGGCACTGGTTTAAATTACGATGTGTTTGGAAGCCCGCGGCCAAACGAGTATAACACAAAGAATCGACAAGGAATTCCATTAGTCACCGGCcgttttgtttctttgaaaCAACTCGATGAATTTAGTGGATCTTTTTAGGAGGCCTCAATGACATTACctttcaaagtaaaaaaaaatatctattaCGTACTTTTATTTTCCATTTGATCTAATTTGTACCCTTTCCCAATTATCCCTCTGAAGGAGTCGGGAGATGAGTATACTATACGTCTATACCCTTAACGACGGTTGGCGAACGAAGACCCTTTTTTGTTCTCGCCCAAACTTTTTGTGCAacccaattatatttttttcaaaaaacttaaaaaacaccCATCTTGACAGTGATACATGTCGTATATGTAAAATCTTAGATGCGAAAATTCTTCCATTAAATATTACATTTTACCAAATAATATGTAAATGTTACTATAAAAGTataggtattatagatatacattTATCTTTGTAAATTGCCTCCAAACAAGAGTTTTTAACTTAATAGTCACATGAATTCTATCTAATATTGTTTTCTACAGGTTAAAGGTTGTGTTTTGATTGTTTCCAGATTATATTAAAGTAGAAGATAAAAACTCAGACCTTGCATTCATAAACGAAAATGCTAGCTTTAGTTTTTGCACAAGAATTCGGTATTTGACATCAGAAACACCTTATCATATAATGATGAATTCTTACAAGTACTTTAGACTACGAAATGTAATTGTATATTTgtacataaaatcacaaaattattatttcaaaaaattgAACAAAGCttatgaaaaatccaaaaatgcATCTAACCATTAAGCtggatttttataaaaaccaagatgtttcttttttctttttaaaaaaaaaactcgaagATGTTAGGATgaagattttttaaagttataaataactttgGAGGTAAAGTTGAAAGGATCTCGacctttggattgaaatcaaagattaagatttaaaaatcatatttaaatcttaacctttaattttaattcaagagTTGAGATTAACAACTTTACCACTAAAAgttgtaaataacttttaagAATCTCAGTCCAAAATGTTAACTAATTACAAAGTACAAACCTTTCCACCAATGTTTACCAAGATTAAAGTCAATAAAAAAATCTACCTAACACTTTTCCCCCAAATTTGTGGTCCTAAAATCTATTTTCAACAACACCCCACTTTGATTCAAAGACTAATTTCCATCGATCTTAAGTCATTTATCAATTTCCAGATTTCCAGGTAATCCCACTTATCTACTTATCAATTTactctttaattttaatcattttgtattttttccccccttttttataataaaaattgaatCTTTATTAGATGGATGGCAATAAAGATGAAGCTTTAAGATGTTTAGAAATTGGGAAAAAAGCATTAGGGTTAGGCGATCGAATTCGTGcacttaaatttattaaaaaagctCAAAGATTAGACCCATCACTTAATGTTAATGATTTGTTATCAAATCTTGATGATAATAATGAAACACCCACTTCGCCAGAGACCGGaaatggtgtcggtgatggtccCGGGGTTCGTCGTAGGGGTCCGGGAAATGGGTCTGTGTCGGGTTTGGGATCGGGTTCAGGGTTGGGTTCGTGTACTCAAGAACAGATAATAATAGTGAGGGATATTAGAAggaaaaaagatttttatgatatattaggATTGGAGAAGAGTTGTAGTGTTGAAGATGTTAGAAAAGCGTATAGGAAGTTGTCGTTGAAGGTTCATCCTGATAAGAATAAGGCGCCCGGGTCAGAAGAGGCGTTTAAGAAAGTGTCGAAAGCGTTTCAGTGTTTGAGTGTTGAGGAGAGTCGGAAACAGTATGATGTTGTTGGATCGGATGAGCCTAGTTTTCAAAGGCAGACGACTAGGCATCATCATCGGGCTAGTCATCAAGGGTTTGGTAATGGGTTTTATTATGGAGGGGATGTTGATGCGGAGGAGATTTTTAGGAACTTTTTCTTTGGAGGGATGAATAGTGGGGCGACGACGCAGTTTAGTGGGTTTGGTTTTGGGAATGGGATGGGGACAAGGACAAGAACACGGACGACTCATACTGCTCATAATGTTTCCGATGGGTTTAACGTGAAGGCTTTGCTGCAGCTGTTACCGGTGCTTTTGATTATTTTGTTCAGCATTTGGCCATCCAATGAGCCAGTTTATTCACTTTCGAGGACTTATAGTTATGATTACCGTTTGCTTACTCAAAAAGGGGTTCCTTTTTATGTAAAATCACGTAACTTTGAGCAAAGTTACCCGTCTAACAGTCCAGAAAGAATGCAGCTTGAAGGAAGGATTGAGCACGAGTATTTGTCAATTCTTTCTCACAATTGTCGGTTAGAGACACAACGGCTTCACTTTGGGTATCAGCGTCAAACACCTAATTGTGATATGTTGAAGAAGTTTGATGCTAACTTGGTTTCTTAATTAAAGGTCCGGTTGctctttcttatttaattgttaCTTGATAAATTTGTCAgattgatattatatatagtctTTGAGAATAAGCTTGTAGTACATATCCTGCGTCTACTTTCAATACGTGTACTTGTACATTTATAAAAGATGGCAAATTATGCAAATCCTTTTTGTAACTTTAGTGTTAAATTATCGGTGTCATGATTGCTTCCACGAGACCGGTTATCAGTTTTACCATATCAGTTTCAGTGTTTGGAAAAATACATTCTGTTTGTGGGTATTTTGATTGTTTAGATGTCAAAAGGCCGTGTCTTGATGTTCAGTTTGCCAACCCTTTGGCTGCGTCAATAATACATTAATACTGATCATCTAAGGGTTATATAAAATTACGTGTCTGTCACTTTCTTATAGCCTCTATTTTGAGATAAACAGATTATGCCCTTTCCCTATTCAGGTTACCCAGGGAAGACAAGTTGTATGTTCAGATATATGCAGCCTAAACGGGCTATTCCTCTGTTTTGAGAGACTTTCGAGACAATAACTTATTTTTTGTAACAAAATATTGTCTTTTCTGGGTAAAAGGGATTTACCCTGGCTAACTTAACAACATATTGTCCCTTTAGGTCATTTTGACTATTCTTTAATTTTTAGCAAAAAGTAAATACTAGTATTATTTGTGGTCATTCTATGTATTAGTTTCATAAGCATCTCTTATCAGTATCGGCCAAACACGATTTCCAATCATGCCTCTTTCTCTATCTCTAAATATTGGGGAAAAAGAGTATCTTTATAGCATATTCTTTCTCTTAAAAGTTGCATTTCCAACAATTACTCTAAAAATCATAGtctatatatttacttaaaatattaCTACTTATCCtttttataataaacaaatagatTATAATCAACAAGTAGTTTTTGTAGATGAATAGTGGTCCTTTATATATAGAAGAAAGTTGGCTtccactaaattttttttaagacataGAGGCCCCATTGGAGTGAGCCATTTGGGTGAGTTTTTGGTCCTCTATCTCTATATTTAGTGATAGAGGAGCTTTTAGAGGAAACCGTTGGAGATGACCTTACAACTTCATACTGCAGAAGCAAATCCGTTCACTACTCTGTGCGattgaattttatatatgttcttaTGATTATAATGTCACACAATCAACTC
This genomic window contains:
- the LOC122599654 gene encoding chaperone protein dnaJ 49-like, producing the protein MDGNKDEALRCLEIGKKALGLGDRIRALKFIKKAQRLDPSLNVNDLLSNLDDNNETPTSPETGNGVGDGPGVRRRGPGNGSVSGLGSGSGLGSCTQEQIIIVRDIRRKKDFYDILGLEKSCSVEDVRKAYRKLSLKVHPDKNKAPGSEEAFKKVSKAFQCLSVEESRKQYDVVGSDEPSFQRQTTRHHHRASHQGFGNGFYYGGDVDAEEIFRNFFFGGMNSGATTQFSGFGFGNGMGTRTRTRTTHTAHNVSDGFNVKALLQLLPVLLIILFSIWPSNEPVYSLSRTYSYDYRLLTQKGVPFYVKSRNFEQSYPSNSPERMQLEGRIEHEYLSILSHNCRLETQRLHFGYQRQTPNCDMLKKFDANLVS